From the Gossypium hirsutum isolate 1008001.06 chromosome A02, Gossypium_hirsutum_v2.1, whole genome shotgun sequence genome, the window AATTCACCAATAAATAGTAGCTAACATTGAAGTTAATCGCAAGTAGTAGTTTGTTTCTTTGGATATTCATTTAAAACTGGTGGATGTAGTTCACCACGAACAACAAAAAATTGCTGAAAGTGCAAAGTCGGTGGAAGGACCAATGATTCAGTGCATTAGTTTTAGATGTTTATCGAGTAAACAGATCTCTACAAATCGAACTCACAGTTCAGATTTTATCTTTTGTTTCATTATATAATTAAGTGGATCCTTTGCTATTGTGCTTCCCACATCTCTTTGAAAGTGGCCAAATGAGTACTAAATCAATGGTTTTTAACCTTTAATCACCAATCTTCCAAACATGTAGCAAGTCATAAGCATAAAGCAACGAATAAAAGTATCCTCTTGGTAAACCATTTTGGTATCGCTGCAGCAGTAGCAACTCAACTTGTATAAACCGTGTGTTGTCGCGTATGAATATCAAATACCAACTACTTATTCTGTCATTGACGTTGACAGATAAATTGCTAGTAAGATCGGCAGGCAAAAAAGGAACTTGTAGAATGGAGTTCAGCTTGTTAAATGAGATATCTCCATCTTTGCTTGGCGTTTTATTGAAGAAGCGTTTTTGAAGACCAAAGTGAAAGAACAGTTTTATTGCTTGGACGTTTTAGAAGCAGTTGTGTTGAGGTTAGGAAAATTATAAGACCTAAACACTATCATTGCTTGGCTTGCTGTACTTGATGGACTTTCCAACTAGAAGCGAACTTCATGCATAGCATGGGCTGCCAAGTAACCAGTGAATGTCCCCCATGCAGCACTGAAGAGGAAACAAgagatcaatttatttttattattttttaaaatgccaATTCTCAAACAGGTTTGGAATGTGTTTCTTCAAGCATGTGAAGTTTGCTTTCAAATTGAACAATGGCAAGATGCAATGGCCTAGGCAATTCGCAGTTCAAAAGAAATTTTTGTATGCAAGCGTTCTTGAATGCGCTTGTCCATGGAAGTTTGAGATCTAGTCCTTCACTCTCGGCAAATCGAAAATCAATCGAAGAACCCAAAAACCCCAATACCTAAAGTTAGTTAATATCTGTCATGTCAAAGAGATACTAAAGTATGTTTAGCATCTATGTCTTGGACATAAATTTACACATGTTTATGATCATCACAGATCTCTATAACGCAAGTACAATTAATATTTAATGTAACAGTTGGTGGCATCTTTTGTTAATAAAGATCACAGGTGGCATGTCAATTTCCAGAAGATATCAAACACCATTACTAAAAGTAATGGCACAAACTGAATGCTACCacaaaccctaaaaccctaaatactaccacaaactgaAATGGCACTTATTAGTTACACtattaaaatgatcaattcaTTTCAGGGTAACTGTAAAAGGGCAATAACCTAAAACTAGTGACATGGTGAACGGTAAAAGCATGAAAAAGTTCCCACCAAGTCTAGGCACTTAAACGAACTAGAATACCTTAAACAAGCATTGAAAGAACAGCCAGGGTGCGATTTTTTTCATAACAAGTTAAACTCCAAAAATAGAGTTGAAGTGAATGGAATATAACATGTTAGGAGTCTGGTTAGGGTTAAATGGTACAGAATTGTCTTTATAGTTCATCATAGCTCATGTATGTCATCCATACAAAAACTTTATTTGTTAGATTAAAAATACTATGGCCTCCCACTGTAGACTCAGAAAAACTTGTTAAAGTGCCTGCAAAATGCTCTAAATATGCAAAAGACTCAGAGGCTAACGGCAGTATCAGTCATCCGATGTTGAGTAGCACTTCACTATGTTAACAATACCGGTTTTATTTCCAAAACTAAACTAGTAAGATGCCGACTGCTCGAAAAAGCATCAGGGGAAAACCAACATTTTTTCTTATAATCTCAAGCATCACCCAACAAGTGAGGTATGAAAGCACCAGCAACAAGGATAAACGAAAGCTATCACAAGATTAACAACAATATCAATGTAACCAAATCCAGATACAAAACCATGACTCTAGTAGGTGTAAACAACATCACAAGTTGCAAATATAAAGAATTTTCCTGCTCTTTTCCACATAAAAACCAAGTTGCATATGGGAGAGTAattcttgaaactcaattttcacataaaatctaaAAGCAATCTAACCAAAACAGAAAGGTCATATAATTCGATATCCACGAAGTCTAAATTAAAGATACAACATTACCAGCATCTATTCTACCGATGGATATTAAGCATGTCCTTGGCTTCACTCTGCTCCTCCAACAACCCTTCACTCGCATACTTACTTAAAAGCTCCATCTTCTTCCTTTCCACAACCATCCTCTCAATCTCCTTCTCATCAGGCAACGGCACGTGCACGACAAATTCCCTCTCCTTATCCTTCCTCTCTTTCTCCTCCCTCTCCCTCCTCTCCTCCTCCACCACATCCTCCTCTTCCTCAAACAAAACCTCTCTCGCAGCAGCTCCCACGCTAACCACCTCCTTCGCCCCTCTCCTTGCCTCTCTTCTAATCTCCTCCACTCTCCGCCACTCCTCCTCAGCTTCAGCCCTCATCTTTGCCTCCGCTAGCCCCTCCACTCTAGCTAAAACTCCATCCTCTTCATCCCTATACCCATAATAACTTGCATCAATCCTCTTATAAATATCATATCTAGTTCTCCTCTTTCGCAACTCTGGCGGCTTCTCAAACAACTCCCTAACTCCCGGCAACTTCTTCGCGGCTCCAAAATACCGATACCCAGGGCCACGGCCGCTGGGGTTTGGAACATCCACTATGTTCCCTTCTAAATCCGTCATTTTAGGGGCGTGTTTGGTGTAATTCGGGCCACCGAGTTCAATGATGCGTCGTTCCCAGTGCGACTTCTCTCGTATAAGCTTATTGATCTCGTCATTAAGGTCGCGGAGTCGATGTTCCCCGAGGCCTTCATTCTGAATCTCAGCGACCTTGCGGCCGATCTCTCGCATGATTTGATGACGCCATTTGTCGGCCTCAGCAAGGTCACGGCACTCAGAGGCGAGGAAAGGGCGGCGTTCTTTGGGCTTCTTTTTTTCCTCGGCTTTTAGGGCTATGAATCGATTGAGCATCGACTGGGCTTTCTCTTCGTTTCGAGCCATATTGTGATTTGTGATTGAGGGTTTCGGAAAGCTCTAGCTTTTGAGAAAGTTTAGCAAATGAGAGTCAGAAAAGCTTTAACCGCTTAATCTCCAAATAAATAACTCAGGGCAGACAGAAAAAGGAACAATGTAAAAATTGCTAATTAAGTTCCTCGGTTTTCTTGGCAACCAAACAGAAGTTAAAGTAACAATAGTTACAtgaaaaaataagaaacaaattTACCATTAAATGTGCACAACAGATtagaaaaaaactgaaaaaatatGAAGTTAAGGCCAAAATTTCTCTCGAGCTTATCATTGAAATGCCTCCAtttaccaaaagaaaatcaaatttaatgaaaaataaaggaTTTTGAAATTCACCTGCCCTGAAACGTGAGCTGAAAGTGAGACGTCTTAAAACTTGAAAAGTTTCAGAAAGAAATGGCAAGTTTGCTCGCTTGATCcgtattaaaattataaagtcTCCAGCGGGTGTGTGGTGAATTGATAGTGACTGCCTGACTGGTGAACGATGATGGTGGTGGCCGGTGGGTGTTGGAGTGTAGAAGgaaaagttattttgttagggaTTTAGAAATTAGCTGTTAGGCATTAGAAATTGGGGGAGTCGGCtgaagaggaaaagaaaagaaagggtgAGCAGGCATGTGATTCGGCCGGGCCTGGACTAAAGTTCTTTTATCCGAGTACCGGTTCATTTAAAAAATGGacatgtttttattaaaatttatttttttaatctatatttttacttaattttttttaattttaggccaATTTTTAGACTTAAACGggtgaattgatttatgattagGTCTAAGCAGAATTAAAACCTTAGACGAATTGAAATTAAGAGATGATAAACCAGCAAAAAAGAGAGAAGGAAAGAGAGACCTCCAAATCTATATTTGTAACTTTGTTATGATTTTGATAGCTCGTGCAAGGCATATGTCTgatatttcaatttctttgtaagaattttatctctatatttcaatttgttaaaatttagtcattgtaccggACCTAAAATTGGTAAGTTCATCCAATCTTTTGCTAATGTTATTAATCTTTATTAATTCCTTGTACATAAATTATTGAATTACTAATTTTTACTAATTCCAATGCTAATTTTTAAGACTAAGTCAACATTTTACGTCAAAGTTTAACTATGTTATcttattcaattattttaagtttttgtaaaataaaattctgacaaaaaaaaacagaaattctcaatttttataaattaaaaaaggaaaaagttataattaaaccttttttttctttaacaatTTTTTCCCCTTAATAGTGATCCAACCCCAGTCTTAATCATCAAGCTCTTAGGTGAGAATCATGATCCCCTTGCAAAACAAATTTCTAAGCTTCTACACGAGAAGAGACTTAGAAAAAATTTAAGAGACCCTTAGTAGGAGGGACTAGATAAAATTCAAGACATCCCTAGTATGATTAATACAGTAAAAGAAAAGCAGGCGTCAATAATTCAAGCTATCAGATTATTATAGCAAGCAAGTCCTCAAAGAGGAAGCAATAATTGTAAGTTGCTGCCTATGCTTGGATCACAACACATCATGCTAGTTTCAATGTTAAACCGGAAAATATGGCATTGCTCAATTTCAATGTTGAATAATTCTTGTTTTGAGACTCATTGCCATCAGAGAAAATCACACTACATTGCAGCTGTAATTGATCATCAGTTTCACTGAGTGAAGTTTGTCCCTTGCCTACTGCAGCCACAAAAGATCTAGTGAGAAAAACATTCATTAGAACAAAGGAGGCATAGAAATTGGCAGGTTGTTGATACAGGTTCCTAGCAATTAATATAGTAAATATACTTTCAAGATACCTACATCATATACTCGCCAGACCAATTCTTACTACACCAAAATATACCCTGCTCATGTTCATTTTTAcgggtaagtatatgtgcaataCTTGGATTGTTAACTGTCGAGCAAATTTTTACTATCAAATAAAAATAGATGTCTAATCCACACAGGCACACATGCAATGCGAGCCCACATACACAGGATGATATTCGAATATATCACAAATAGGAAGTCAGATTGAACAAGAAGATGCCAATCctacaaaaacttaaacatgcCAAATGGCAAACGTGACCAATAACAGGAAGCACCAATTGGAACTCAGCCAGAGCAagaaacaatttatttataacaTAACTTGATAAAAAATATTGTTGTAATTGAGCATCGAAGACTTAGTATCCAACACAGTCGAAACCTATGTTTTAAACAAAACTATGAAGTAGCCTGTGAATGGTAGCAAGTAAAACCGTCAATGAATGCCATAAGAATTCTATCCTATGGTTAAATGAATCAATTTCAAGTCCAGAGATTAGTGAATGATAGTGCAATAAGAAAAGCACGTTATTAGTTTAAGTAAGATTGAAAGTGTTGCATAATTGATATAATCAAACCAACAAAACTCACTCACTCATATTTGGATTTTAAGTCCTAATTGGTTAAATTCAactccccccccaaaaaaaaaagaaaaaaaaaagaaaaaaagaagaggtccataaagttgaatttttaataagaaaaaaacagCATTACTTAAAACACTTAACGATTCATCAATAACCCAATGGAGAAAAAGGTTAAAATACCTTCCACCTCGCCTTCACCTAAGCTTCTGCTTGGAAGAACTTTTCTTAGCCGCTTCCTTAACCTTCTCAATATACCCTTCAATAGGTGGAGTCAAAGACGCCATCAATCGATTTGCCGGAAATGGGGTCAAATCTGGTATCATAGCCGCCTCCTTAAGTTTCTCCGGCAACGCTTCAATTGCCTCCTTTTTCATTCTCAACAAATTAGTCTCAGCAGCCTGCCTTGCCCTATGCTTCCTCATCAAAACCCGACTATACTCCTTGGCCAATCTCCGGCCATCCTCCACCGTCAGCTCATATTTGGGTATCTTATCAGCATCGACAAGGCCCAATGTAATCAAATCCAGCCCCGGAGTTCCCATAATCATAGGTTCGTCAGGGACTCCCATTGCTTTTCTTCCTCCCTTCTTCAAAATCTCCATTTCCCGTTGCCGCTCCTTGCTTATTAATCCCAATTTTTCCCGTTCGGCTTCGCGGGCTCGCTCTTTCGGTGAGAGGTGACGGACCGGCGTGGGTGCATTGAGGCATTGGTCGTAGAGTTTTTGCTTCTCATCGGGGATTCGGCCGCCTTTGGGGAGGGAATCGTCGAGAGAAGCGCCGCCTTTTCCTTTTTTAGTGGAGATTTTGGAGCGTTTTAAAGGTTGGCCGGCTTTGAGTTTGGATTTGCCTTTGGCGGTTCCACTAACGGTGCAGCGTTGGAGGAATTGGTGAGTCAGAGTTGTTAGAGGTTTGGGGTTTTTAGCGATTCGGATCATTGTGTTTCTGGTAGGGTTAAGGGTTCTACCAAAGAACCTAACGAAGAATAGAAATGGAGAGGCAAACACAACGCCCGGGCGCTTAGTTTCCTTTTGATGGACTGTGCTTTTACTTGGTGTAAAAATAATGTTAACCATGACATTAAATATTGTAACAGGTGCaccatattaaaaataaatgccCATCCAAAGGgcctttaatctttttatttttgctcatttttcattttaggttaacccaatttttttttgttttaatgagTTGGTATGGTAATGAAACTTGTTTGGTTTGTGATTTCTATATAAAAAATGTTAGAAtctaaaataagaataaattacATCAACAGTCACTTAATTTTGGGGTAGTTGACAAAACAGCCACACAGGTTTCAATTCAGTATTcaactttcgaaaaataacaaaacaattcTTTTAACCATTTTCCGTTATAGACGTAATAGAAAAATGACATGGCAAATGAAAAATTCCTTGTTCTCATTAACCATCCAGCTAGCTGGTTAGCATCAATTTAAATAGCCCTTTAGCACCAATTTAGGGTTTAAGtagcaaaagaagaagaaaaagagaaaaaataaagatGTCGACTGTGATTTTGGTATGCTATTATGGAAACCCAGCCAAATTAAATACGTCTTGATCCAATGACAACCAGGTAGGAGGTTTTTTGGGTGTAAGAAGTTTGGGAGTGGGTTTCGAAAACCATGTTGTTTTATCACTTGGTTTGATCCACCATTAACGCCGCATTCACGAATTGTGTTGTTGGGTCTTTTGAAAAAGGAAAGGACATTGGAGGATGCAATGATGAGGGAGAGAAAAACATGAGTTTTGGTGCTTATATTTGTaatattgttgttgttttttaaaccctaaactaacTTATGTGATAGTTGGTATTCTCGTTGTTGTTAGCACTGAAAACCAGCTTATGTGGCTACTGGTATACTGTTTTGTTTTTCATTCACGGTGAGTGGAAACTAGGGGTCCTAAATGTAATGGTTTGgtagaagtgtaacacccctaactcgtattcatCCCCAGATTAtggttatagagcattatcggaaacttttaacataaaaacattcattctcaaacatttcataaatcatatcataatccaTGCAAAACTTGCATAACATCCCTTTTTTGACCccttgaggccttagaaacactttagaaatgattcgggactaaatcgaaaacaatTAGAACTTCATggcaaaagatagaaaaattcatcCTACaggtgtctcaggccgtgtgggcattcaaagtagggacacacggtagTGTCCCAACCCGTATCCGtacccgtataactctctaacttggtttacacggctaagtcacacgcccgtgtgccaagccgtgtaactctcaaaatgcaaCTTTTAAAAACCTATAGGAGACACACGACCATATCGCGtggccgtgtgtctaggctgtgtggacaaaaaataggccaaattcaagccatttctttcacccaattcaagcacaCCCTTACAAGTCATTTGCACCtatattcaagcattcaaaatgtacctaacacatgcatattcaagtTAGATCATCATAGTATTTaaccatacaaccaatatacccaaaaggcacctcaatcacaacaatcaaACATGATTATACATTTGCTAAGTTTAACCACAAATCACTAACCtttataactaattttatgcCAACATTTACCATAATGTTCACATACCAATATCATACTCAAAAACACCAATTTGACTATTCAACACCTATTATCACTACCTTAGCAAACTTGACCATATGTCAACACATCCAAACACACCAAACTAGCCATTTATTAACTCAATCTTCACTATCAATTTTCATACCTCAATGATCACATTCAAGCATATCAAAGTAACATTTCATAGCATGCATTTTATATACCAATCCAACTCTCAACCTTTAAGCACCAACATGCCAAAATATCAACCATGATAgaccacatatacatgccaacatAACAACTAATACATCATCCAAAACACTAtaattacaagccaaacataTTGGCTATATCATCAAGCAAAAAATACCTATAGATTtgcatatttaatcattttttgaTTAACTTGTTTCTgtatcaaacatatcaaaataaccttACCATTAGGATTACttctcacatgcatcaaaacCATTTAAATGTCACCATTCTaaccaattccaaatggttccaaTAACCAACATGTATACATACCAGATTATGTCCGAATAGTCATAATTCAACCaaacatatttaattaaatcctacatcaaaacattccctaaatgttcactttgaaaacatgcCAACTCTTACCACTTTGGCCATAAAACCATACatcaattttatcttataaacacCAACCTTTAAATATCAAAGTGCCAAGAGCGCACCAATCATCAAGGCATCAAATATCgtaagtttcacaaattcaaagcaacattacatgctgatatcattaactaaacattagacatacgtccacctatgcatgccattataaccactaccaaagcatcaaaatctaccgataaaatTGATGGATAATGTGATGGATCTTCGACTAGCTTCTAACCCAATTGAGTTTCTAACAATCTGTAAGGTAAAAGAAAAACTACGTAAATAATGAATActtaataagctcgtataaattttaagcataatattccatttcaataataaactttatagaataaacaCAAATTTGTGCCAATACTATAAGATTCATAAATCAATATGATCATCAGCTCAAAAATGAGTAAGTTCGTTAATGTCGTATATTTGTTgaccattcataacatgataggatttcaTGAGACATAATAAATAATCACTAACcttttataagattatatatcTTCCTCTTCATccccaatgcttatcataagcctaaacaacattattaacTCTTGATTCAGTGTATTTATCCATAGCATAAGTAATTTGCTCACATATAATACATCATAATAATTCCAACTACGTACTtactatttcatttccttttcttgctTGTTTCGTATGCATGGTACaaacataatcataaacatcaatcatatctAAAAGCTTGGTATAAGCCctagcacatcaacaacacatgttagtttatttaaacatgattatgaatttgacatggataaccattattcTTGAGTgtgattcaattggatttatcatccatcacaACATGTCATGTTTTCCTATGTATCACCATTCtattaagtttgatataaacatGTCTTAGTTCTTATTAAACACTTACCATCTCATTTGCATACACAGAAGACATAAATATAACATTAACCATAGCcataagctagtgattaaacacataacctagcaatatcatcacatggtaagatatggATACataacatagcatcacttatatcatacctttcataaacatgaatattcatactttgatcattggtacatcatacctttccatatttgTCGTAGTGAAGTCAATCGGAACCCTTACCGGAGcttacacaaagtgtgctaaacaatGGTCGTAATcgtcccttttcatattcgatggttgaaaccatcccttttcattaatcAATGGCCGTCACCATcacttttcatagttgatggtcgtcaccatcccctTTCATAATTGATAGACAAAACTATCCattttcataatcgatagccaaaactatcccttttcatattcaatgGTCATCACGATCCCGTGTCATAAtcgatagccaaagctatcccttttcatattcgatagtcgaagctatcctttttcataatcgatagccgaagctatcccttttcatgtTCAATGATTGCCGATACGTTGTTGGATTTATGTCGTCTCACAACATGATAActtgtataataacatatatatattgattcattttcaataaagTCATAtcttaacattcaatttaatcaacattatacataatacaattcatacaagCTTATCTAGCTAAATTGTTGAAATGACAAAGTacaagggcattttagtaattttttattctcttcaattttctacccgatcttgatctaaattaataatttcatccgATCTATTAATTTAGAAagtaaaaaatgtattttatacaatttagtcacttttgatatttttacaaaattacccctaaaatttttcttttattcaatttggtccctgagcctaaaacatgcaaattaaccatttctaATGCCAATTCACATCATCTGAATATTCATAGCACAGAAAACAGCCCacattttcaataatttcacattaaatccttgtttatttactatttcaacaatttagtccctaatcagaaaattcatcaaatcacttaacaaaatacttttaaatatcaaccaaatttcaaattcatcatttaacatctaaaatcacatagattcatcaatggaaaattttaaaatctttaacagtttcaaaaacgaaggtacgagctagttggacctagttgcaacgatttcaaaaacataaaaattattaaaaactgtaacaccccgagcccgagaccgtcgctggagtcgaacacgaggtgttaacagacttcaaaccacttatttgacatttcccagacaagctgccaatctgcatactagtcgctttaaaaatcatatcttgagttctgaaactcgaaatccagttccgtaaattttccatggaACTAGACtgatatacctatatggtagaatttttgtagaatttttggttgggccaattagtacagtttattagtcaaagtctcccatgttacagggattgactacactgacctttgtgcattacgacttggatatctccctgcacagagcttcaatactcatgtcgtttgtttctatagaaactagactcagaggggaatctgtacgtatatggcatgactcctaattatctctggttaatttataatgaatttccaaagttggaacagggaatccagaaaccgttctggccctgtctcacgagaacctgaatatctcttgacatactgtccatatgatcgtttcgttacttctatatgaaaatagactcatcaagcttcgattacataatttattcatcaattaattccactcctactatttttagtgatttttcaatctcacgtcactgctgctgccagcatctgttacgaaagcaactatgcccatttcgtgatttctccttgatctaactagtaattcatcatacacaTCACAAATTACGATCATGATTAGCCGTGCCAAAGGccaatcattgtcaaacatctccctactacactattgccatatcatgaatttttacaccaaaaataatcaaccatgacatatggcataaaaaaaaagggtcgaattaccaaggcttacgacctaacgttataaaccaaacccaaccgacatttatgccattttcgcatggctaaaagtttacatcccaaagttcaaacacaacaaaatagcctatacatgccgaaatgttctcctaagccgactaagaagaaagtaccaaaacttgctagccggtgtgatgactccgatgacggcccgatcacgcaaaaagagacaagtccaagaaacctaaaataggtgacaaggaaacaccgagtgagtatataactcagtaagtcataagcaatgcactaccatccattaataacattatcacaagaggaagcaaaatggaacgaggctagttactccatccataccgaaccataccatagttcctcaaacctatcggttcaatctcataccaagtcatgcattcacattccatatactaatcaatagaatattcgaggcattttcatacatcattttaattttcgttacaatcatacaactaaacgacctttcacctattccacgataaatcttatgtacgtgacttcaattataattgtcacataggttcaaacttaccaagctcaacttcaaatataaacataacgcctattagtcacgaactcaaggtacttacccgatccgctgtccgtgatcgactcaataatgtcgcacacttagtgttcataatgattcaaaagtatatattaagtccgcacactcagtgctatataatcaactcgcacacttagtgctatataatcaaactcgcacacttagtgctacataatcaagctcgcacacttagtgctacataatcaaactcgcacacttagtgctgtacaatttaaacccgcacacttagcgccaatctcatgatcataaatgtttatacccgcactcttagtgccgagatcaacaactcaatacatctcacctcttttctcttcacccaacactttcatcaccacatacatacatgtgtatatatatatttatcattccattcagcatcattacatagacgttatgatcatttaaattaatacaaactatatgcttaatgacttactttatgttgggtaaagtaattccaagtcggctactcgatgacctttgaTTTCCCCTTgctggacgcctctcctttaggatcttgagcttaaacaaataaattaactcattcaatcgctttgctacatatattggtattcacattttaatgattttatgacatatgggacggcatggtaaaatttttatcttgctaccttatattcttagctattcggctaataaccttatgcaattaccatattttcaataatccaatcacacatgcatatgcatacttggacattcggcaatcacctttgctagtttttcccatttttttttgtcggttatatatacatagtcctaaggtaatatcacgaatgggcttacatatatatatgtatatatatatagctgaatatgcaaggcttaaactcaacatcacataagcccttaagtgatggccgaatatgtatatctatatatatacatcaactatactattacctttaatttatctaatcacacaatttcatctcataaacacttgacccatttctcacaaaaatgaaacaacaactaaaatgaacatcccattcttacc encodes:
- the LOC107924917 gene encoding pre-mRNA-splicing factor ISY1 homolog → MARNEEKAQSMLNRFIALKAEEKKKPKERRPFLASECRDLAEADKWRHQIMREIGRKVAEIQNEGLGEHRLRDLNDEINKLIREKSHWERRIIELGGPNYTKHAPKMTDLEGNIVDVPNPSGRGPGYRYFGAAKKLPGVRELFEKPPELRKRRTRYDIYKRIDASYYGYRDEEDGVLARVEGLAEAKMRAEAEEEWRRVEEIRREARRGAKEVVSVGAAAREVLFEEEEDVVEEERREREEKERKDKEREFVVHVPLPDEKEIERMVVERKKMELLSKYASEGLLEEQSEAKDMLNIHR
- the LOC107924898 gene encoding uncharacterized protein, giving the protein MVNIIFTPSKSTVHQKETKRPGVVFASPFLFFVRFFGRTLNPTRNTMIRIAKNPKPLTTLTHQFLQRCTVSGTAKGKSKLKAGQPLKRSKISTKKGKGGASLDDSLPKGGRIPDEKQKLYDQCLNAPTPVRHLSPKERAREAEREKLGLISKERQREMEILKKGGRKAMGVPDEPMIMGTPGLDLITLGLVDADKIPKYELTVEDGRRLAKEYSRVLMRKHRARQAAETNLLRMKKEAIEALPEKLKEAAMIPDLTPFPANRLMASLTPPIEGYIEKVKEAAKKSSSKQKLR